One genomic region from Natrinema caseinilyticum encodes:
- a CDS encoding FAD-binding oxidoreductase: MSAKTRSRWGWGFEGEMIDEDRLRERKEYLESALGFPDRPVLEPVPLADATVPDPAIEVPNHLADCCSADRAVRARRTYGMARPESIRAFHGDFSPAPDIVARPTTESEVESILAWASEQRVAVSPVTGGTGVAGGTGPPSGDVRAGYAGTLALDLRGLNDVLEVDETSRTALIQGGTLGPDINDQLDEFGLHLRHYPQSYRLSGLGGWIATRSGGHYATRYTHIDEFVESVRMVCPAGTFETQRLPAHGAGPDANRLVCGSEGSLGVITQAWIQVEPRPTYRSDAAVYFDGILEAAAAIRRIVQSKLTPANCRLHDRVETSLYGMDDLEKDLVVLGFESADRPTDGALDRAIEICAAEGGVCPDGPDHYGPGYGRDRPDDSDVARWGTAFQLGGAGSTDVPLCVVGGTVETAVTWDRFPTFHEAMLAALTEAVESECEMGHVSTRFTHVYPDGPAVYYTFRAPGAPDPDRRIEQWQRIKRAGLDTVMEYDLTPTHHHAVGRDHKEWYAAQIPEHYGSALRAVKAVLDPAGIMNPGVLVDPPERE; this comes from the coding sequence ATGAGCGCAAAGACGCGGAGTCGCTGGGGGTGGGGTTTCGAAGGCGAGATGATCGACGAAGACCGACTCCGCGAGCGAAAGGAGTACCTCGAGTCCGCGCTCGGATTTCCGGACCGTCCCGTCCTCGAACCGGTCCCGCTTGCCGACGCGACGGTTCCCGACCCGGCGATCGAAGTCCCGAATCACCTCGCGGATTGCTGTTCGGCGGATCGAGCGGTTCGGGCCAGACGAACGTACGGCATGGCTCGCCCGGAGAGCATCCGCGCGTTCCACGGCGATTTCAGCCCCGCCCCGGATATCGTCGCCCGGCCGACGACGGAGTCCGAGGTCGAGTCGATACTCGCGTGGGCGTCCGAACAGCGCGTCGCCGTTTCGCCGGTGACCGGGGGAACCGGCGTCGCCGGCGGGACGGGACCGCCGTCGGGTGACGTCCGCGCCGGATACGCGGGAACGCTCGCGCTCGATCTCAGGGGCCTGAACGACGTCCTCGAGGTGGACGAGACGTCGCGGACGGCGCTGATCCAGGGCGGAACGTTGGGACCGGATATCAACGACCAGCTCGACGAGTTCGGGCTGCACCTCCGTCACTACCCGCAGTCCTATCGGCTCTCGGGACTCGGCGGGTGGATCGCGACGCGCTCCGGCGGCCACTACGCGACCAGGTACACCCACATCGACGAGTTCGTCGAGAGCGTCCGAATGGTCTGTCCGGCGGGCACGTTCGAAACGCAGCGACTCCCCGCCCACGGTGCCGGCCCGGACGCGAACCGACTCGTCTGTGGCTCCGAGGGGAGCCTCGGTGTCATCACGCAGGCGTGGATACAAGTCGAACCGCGACCGACGTACCGATCCGATGCGGCCGTGTACTTCGACGGGATTCTCGAGGCCGCGGCGGCGATCCGCAGGATCGTCCAGTCGAAACTGACGCCGGCGAACTGTCGCCTCCACGACCGGGTCGAGACGAGCCTCTACGGGATGGACGACCTCGAGAAGGACCTCGTCGTTCTGGGGTTCGAGTCCGCCGATCGGCCGACCGACGGGGCCCTCGACCGAGCCATCGAAATCTGCGCGGCGGAAGGCGGAGTCTGTCCGGACGGTCCGGATCACTACGGCCCCGGCTACGGGCGCGACCGGCCGGACGACAGCGACGTCGCACGATGGGGCACCGCGTTTCAACTCGGCGGCGCCGGGAGCACCGACGTGCCGCTGTGCGTCGTCGGCGGAACCGTCGAGACCGCGGTGACGTGGGATCGCTTCCCGACGTTTCACGAGGCCATGCTCGCGGCCCTCACCGAGGCCGTCGAGTCGGAGTGCGAGATGGGACACGTCTCGACCCGGTTCACACACGTCTATCCGGACGGCCCCGCCGTGTACTACACGTTCCGCGCGCCGGGTGCTCCCGATCCCGACCGGCGGATCGAACAGTGGCAGCGGATCAAACGGGCCGGACTCGATACCGTCATGGAATACGACCTGACGCCGACGCACCACCACGCCGTGGGTCGGGATCACAAGGAGTGGTACGCGGCGCAGATACCGGAGCACTACGGGAGCGCCCTGCGCGCCGTCAAAGCCGTCCTCGATCCGGCGGGGATAATGAATCCCGGCGTCCTCGTCGACCCACCCGAACGCGAGTGA
- a CDS encoding DCC1-like thiol-disulfide oxidoreductase family protein → MTEPTLVYDDDCGFCTWWAEYVDERTDVRLVGFSDLEGTVRERLPAEYEECAHLVTEDEVHSCGASIEQALVRTDIAGPAAEVVDFLRQFDDYERLRERSYRWVATNRDRLGELLSRTPPAQREPDDA, encoded by the coding sequence ATGACGGAGCCGACACTCGTCTACGACGACGACTGCGGATTCTGTACGTGGTGGGCGGAGTACGTCGACGAGCGGACGGACGTCCGTCTCGTCGGGTTCAGCGACCTCGAAGGTACCGTTCGCGAGCGACTGCCCGCCGAGTACGAGGAGTGTGCGCACCTGGTGACCGAAGACGAGGTCCACTCCTGTGGCGCGTCGATCGAGCAGGCGCTGGTCCGCACCGATATCGCCGGGCCCGCCGCGGAGGTCGTCGACTTCCTCCGACAGTTCGACGACTACGAACGGCTCCGGGAGCGATCGTACCGCTGGGTCGCGACCAACCGCGACCGCCTGGGCGAACTCCTCTCGAGGACGCCACCGGCGCAACGCGAACCGGACGATGCCTGA
- a CDS encoding response regulator, with protein sequence MSDATPEEPIDLLLVEDNPGDVRLTEEAFKSTDSEIEFHTISDGTEAAKYVHRLHSEGPEDGLDLVLLDLNLPRIDGFAVLEALDEEFDYPPPPVLILSSSETEEDIVKSYEKNANAYLTKPDGPMEFNSMAQAIEDFWIETARHPPAPT encoded by the coding sequence ATGAGTGACGCCACCCCCGAAGAACCGATCGATCTCCTGCTCGTCGAGGACAACCCCGGCGACGTTCGCCTCACCGAGGAGGCGTTCAAATCGACCGACAGCGAGATCGAATTTCACACCATCAGCGACGGAACGGAGGCCGCGAAGTACGTTCACCGGCTTCACTCGGAGGGACCGGAGGACGGTCTCGACCTCGTCCTCCTCGATTTGAACCTCCCGCGGATCGACGGGTTCGCGGTGCTCGAAGCGCTCGACGAGGAGTTCGACTACCCGCCACCACCCGTGCTTATCCTCTCCAGTTCGGAGACCGAAGAGGACATCGTCAAGAGTTACGAGAAGAACGCGAACGCGTACCTCACGAAGCCGGACGGCCCGATGGAATTCAATTCGATGGCGCAGGCGATCGAAGACTTCTGGATCGAGACGGCACGTCATCCACCCGCGCCCACGTGA
- a CDS encoding CynX/NimT family MFS transporter gives MTGRMDRRRAYGTVVVGTLGYTCLMFIWFSLPAYLSTIIDELGLSGTQAGIAAGAVPLTYIPIALASGMVVDRVGPGRSLAAGVLIYGVAQIGRSFAVGFPSLLGTTLLIGVGATAITFGLPKLVSVLFPPDETGFPSSIYLVGASAGTASAFAVGRPVLGPLLGGWRALFFWSGVVAFGYGLLWFVVARRLRIDPRNRAANGAEAADSSLTLAAVQRDLELVLTHRELQLVVVVGTMYLLIAHGIQGWLPTLLEARGYSADRAGRTTSLLVAANVVGVLAVPAVADRFGARRTALMVCGVVATVGVSGILASDVGLLLVGSVLVTGFGVGGLSPLVRAIPPDLEGIGARLTGTAVGFIFAVGEIGGFLGPVLVGTLRDVTGSYGSGLLVLASGGVVVTVAGGALRYLSDGA, from the coding sequence ATGACTGGACGGATGGATCGGCGACGCGCGTACGGTACCGTCGTCGTCGGGACGCTCGGCTACACCTGCTTGATGTTCATCTGGTTTTCGCTGCCGGCGTATCTCTCGACGATAATCGACGAACTCGGGCTCTCGGGGACGCAAGCGGGGATTGCCGCTGGAGCGGTCCCGCTGACTTACATTCCGATCGCGCTGGCCTCGGGGATGGTCGTCGACCGAGTCGGTCCGGGCCGGAGCCTCGCGGCCGGCGTTCTGATTTACGGCGTCGCCCAGATCGGTCGCAGCTTCGCGGTCGGATTTCCGTCGCTACTCGGGACGACGCTCCTGATCGGCGTCGGCGCGACGGCGATCACGTTCGGGTTGCCGAAACTCGTCTCGGTGCTGTTCCCGCCCGACGAAACCGGTTTCCCGTCCTCGATCTATCTGGTGGGGGCGTCCGCGGGAACGGCGAGCGCCTTCGCCGTCGGTCGGCCGGTTCTGGGTCCGCTGCTCGGCGGCTGGCGCGCGCTCTTCTTCTGGAGCGGGGTCGTGGCCTTCGGGTACGGCCTCCTGTGGTTCGTCGTCGCGCGGCGGCTCAGGATCGACCCCCGAAACCGCGCGGCCAACGGCGCCGAGGCGGCCGATTCGTCGCTCACGCTCGCGGCCGTTCAGCGGGACCTCGAACTGGTTCTCACCCATCGGGAGCTGCAACTCGTGGTCGTCGTGGGGACGATGTACCTGCTGATCGCTCACGGGATACAGGGGTGGCTCCCCACCCTGCTCGAGGCCCGCGGGTACTCGGCAGACCGGGCGGGCCGGACGACGAGCCTGCTCGTTGCGGCCAACGTCGTCGGCGTCCTCGCCGTCCCCGCGGTCGCGGACCGCTTCGGCGCGCGTCGAACGGCCCTGATGGTCTGCGGCGTCGTCGCTACCGTCGGCGTCTCGGGTATTCTCGCCAGCGACGTCGGCCTCCTGCTCGTCGGGAGCGTGCTCGTCACCGGGTTCGGCGTCGGCGGGCTCTCCCCGCTCGTCCGGGCCATCCCGCCGGACCTCGAGGGAATCGGCGCGCGATTGACTGGGACGGCCGTCGGATTCATCTTCGCCGTCGGCGAGATCGGCGGCTTCCTCGGCCCGGTGCTCGTCGGGACGCTTCGCGACGTCACCGGATCGTACGGTTCCGGACTCCTCGTTCTGGCCTCGGGGGGAGTCGTCGTCACGGTCGCCGGGGGCGCGTTACGGTACCTGTCCGACGGCGCGTAG
- a CDS encoding TIGR03668 family PPOX class F420-dependent oxidoreductase: MTPTERAFLERGRVAALATVDGDGRPHAVPICYALCEREDVIDSAKAADPTDGTELVSAIDEKPKTTSALQRVRNVRANPHVTVLVDRYRADWSRLGWVQVRGRARIVEPDTAADSAVDVATRESADSERYDATDSALHDAAVAALETKYNQYATQDLGDRPIISIRADRTVSWGALESD; encoded by the coding sequence GTGACACCGACGGAACGGGCGTTTCTCGAACGGGGCCGCGTCGCCGCGTTAGCGACCGTCGACGGCGACGGCCGACCGCACGCGGTGCCGATCTGTTACGCGCTCTGCGAGCGCGAGGACGTGATCGATTCGGCGAAGGCGGCCGATCCGACGGACGGAACGGAACTCGTCTCGGCGATCGACGAGAAGCCGAAGACGACGAGCGCCCTGCAGCGAGTGCGGAACGTGCGAGCGAACCCGCACGTGACGGTGCTCGTCGACCGATACCGCGCGGACTGGTCGCGCCTCGGGTGGGTCCAGGTCCGCGGTCGAGCGCGGATCGTAGAGCCAGATACCGCGGCGGATTCCGCCGTCGACGTCGCGACGCGAGAGTCGGCCGATTCGGAGCGGTACGACGCGACCGATTCGGCGTTGCACGACGCGGCCGTGGCCGCGCTCGAGACGAAGTACAATCAGTACGCGACCCAGGATCTCGGCGACCGACCGATCATCTCGATTCGCGCGGATCGGACCGTCTCGTGGGGCGCGCTCGAGTCGGACTGA
- a CDS encoding heavy metal translocating P-type ATPase has translation MTDRPNGSDRPDRCRLCGATLSQREGGSVSDDFCSTGCRDVAAAYGVSEDGNELGSSAPDPGSTASADDERRDGHDGTVRTFLRVDGMHSATCEAFLESVAAERDGVVEAEASYVTETIRVDHDPDRITAGTLEDALSTLGYTAYLREDATADDETGGTRRSREMSGLRKRRADDMLEMRYVVGVVFGSFLLLPFVAILYPMFLTSFTDWGAISHFENAFTGFSGTLYLPLFVVLTGAILYLTGGPLLRGASVSLKLRRPTTDLLAALTIVSAYLYSVITTGLGGTHLYFDLTIVVASIVMGATYYETTVKRRATDRLTDLTVSQVDTARLYASDGSTTELPVSDLESGDRVLVREGERIPVDGTLAEGECAVDEAVVTGESLPVTKRAGDEVVGGSVVTTDAAIVDVGERTTSSIEQLTQVVWNVQSADHGITRRANEVAAVIVPIVLAAAALVGAISIFTDPGVKSVVLAVLMTFMVASPWALAFATPYTVATSLQEALERGIVVFDETIFERLRAIDVVVFDKTGTLTSGEMSVREADAPDELLEAAAALERRAAHPAATAIADAFDADAGRDDDANDGPQDTTRADGGSAASGGMDVQDFQTHATGVEGSVDGRTVLVGHPDLFRDRGWTIGDALCERIDGARAAGRLPVVVGRDGEADGIVVVGDDPREAWDETITALNETGIDVVVLTGDDGTAADVFDRHPGVDRVFAGVSPDGKTAAVRRMRADNRVAMVGDGTNDAPALAAADLGISLGSGTALAADAADVAIADDDLAAVERAFALATAARTRIRQNIGLAFVYNALAIPAAVLGVVNPLVTTVAVVAGALLIVGNAERSLVDE, from the coding sequence GTGACCGATCGACCCAACGGGAGCGACCGGCCGGACCGCTGTCGGCTGTGCGGGGCGACGCTGTCCCAGCGGGAAGGCGGGTCGGTATCGGACGACTTCTGTTCGACCGGCTGCCGGGACGTCGCTGCAGCGTACGGTGTGAGCGAGGACGGAAACGAACTCGGGTCCTCCGCCCCCGATCCGGGTTCGACCGCGAGTGCGGACGACGAGCGGCGGGACGGACACGACGGAACGGTCCGCACGTTCCTCCGGGTCGACGGCATGCACTCGGCGACCTGCGAGGCGTTCCTCGAGTCCGTCGCCGCGGAACGTGACGGCGTCGTCGAGGCCGAGGCGAGTTACGTCACGGAGACGATCCGCGTCGATCACGATCCCGACCGGATCACGGCGGGGACGCTCGAGGACGCGCTGAGTACGCTCGGCTACACGGCCTACTTGCGGGAGGACGCGACCGCCGACGACGAGACGGGCGGGACGCGGCGCTCCCGCGAGATGTCCGGTCTCCGGAAGCGCCGCGCCGACGACATGCTCGAGATGCGGTACGTGGTGGGGGTCGTCTTCGGATCGTTCCTCCTGCTTCCGTTCGTGGCGATCCTCTATCCGATGTTTCTGACGTCGTTTACCGACTGGGGCGCGATCTCGCACTTCGAGAACGCGTTCACCGGCTTCAGCGGGACGTTGTACCTGCCCCTGTTCGTGGTGTTGACGGGGGCGATCCTCTACCTGACCGGCGGCCCGCTCCTGCGAGGGGCCTCCGTCAGCCTGAAACTCCGGCGACCGACGACGGATCTGCTCGCGGCGCTGACGATCGTCAGCGCGTACCTCTACAGCGTCATCACCACCGGCCTCGGCGGGACCCACCTCTACTTCGATCTGACGATCGTCGTCGCCTCGATCGTGATGGGCGCCACGTACTACGAGACGACGGTCAAGCGACGCGCCACGGATCGATTGACCGACCTCACCGTCTCGCAGGTCGACACGGCCCGGCTGTACGCCTCGGACGGGTCGACGACCGAGCTTCCCGTCTCGGACCTCGAGTCCGGCGATCGAGTACTCGTCCGCGAGGGCGAGCGCATTCCCGTCGACGGGACGCTCGCCGAAGGCGAGTGTGCGGTCGACGAGGCCGTCGTGACGGGGGAGTCGCTCCCGGTCACGAAACGCGCGGGTGACGAGGTCGTCGGTGGCTCGGTCGTCACGACCGACGCGGCGATCGTCGACGTCGGAGAGCGGACGACCAGCAGCATCGAGCAACTGACGCAGGTGGTCTGGAACGTTCAGAGCGCGGACCACGGCATCACGCGCCGCGCGAACGAAGTCGCTGCGGTCATCGTTCCGATCGTCCTCGCCGCCGCCGCCCTCGTGGGCGCGATCTCGATCTTCACCGACCCGGGCGTAAAGAGCGTCGTACTGGCCGTCCTCATGACGTTCATGGTCGCGAGTCCGTGGGCGCTCGCCTTCGCGACGCCGTATACCGTCGCGACGAGCCTTCAAGAAGCCTTAGAGCGCGGAATCGTCGTCTTCGACGAGACGATCTTCGAGCGCTTGCGCGCGATCGACGTCGTCGTGTTCGACAAGACCGGCACGCTCACCAGCGGCGAGATGAGCGTCCGCGAAGCCGACGCGCCGGACGAGTTGCTCGAGGCCGCTGCGGCCCTCGAGCGGCGTGCGGCCCATCCGGCGGCGACGGCGATCGCGGACGCCTTCGACGCGGACGCGGGCCGCGACGATGACGCGAACGACGGCCCCCAGGATACGACTCGCGCGGACGGCGGGTCGGCCGCGTCCGGCGGGATGGACGTCCAGGACTTTCAGACGCACGCGACGGGTGTGGAGGGATCCGTCGACGGGCGAACGGTACTCGTCGGCCACCCCGATCTCTTCCGGGACCGCGGCTGGACGATCGGCGACGCGCTCTGCGAGCGAATCGACGGCGCTCGAGCGGCCGGTCGACTGCCCGTCGTCGTCGGTCGGGACGGCGAGGCGGACGGGATCGTCGTCGTGGGTGACGACCCCCGCGAGGCCTGGGACGAGACCATCACGGCGCTGAACGAAACCGGGATCGACGTCGTGGTGCTGACCGGCGACGACGGGACGGCCGCCGACGTCTTCGATCGGCATCCGGGCGTCGATCGCGTCTTCGCCGGCGTCTCGCCGGACGGAAAGACGGCGGCGGTCAGGCGGATGCGAGCGGACAATCGGGTCGCGATGGTCGGCGACGGGACGAACGACGCGCCCGCGCTCGCCGCGGCGGATCTCGGTATCTCGCTGGGAAGCGGGACCGCACTCGCCGCCGACGCGGCCGACGTCGCCATCGCCGACGACGACCTCGCCGCGGTCGAACGGGCGTTCGCGCTAGCGACGGCGGCCCGAACGCGCATCAGGCAGAACATCGGGCTCGCGTTTGTCTACAACGCACTCGCGATCCCCGCCGCCGTTCTCGGCGTCGTGAACCCGCTCGTGACGACCGTCGCCGTCGTGGCGGGCGCCCTGCTCATCGTCGGCAACGCCGAGCGGTCGCTCGTCGACGAGTGA
- a CDS encoding GNAT family N-acetyltransferase, with the protein MNAPLRTASQYTVRAFEPSDRATFLSMFETVFGHDRSPGWFRWKFRENPYVDHVPIIVATADGDPIGFRSFFAQEMSLGGIVRTAFQPCDTMVHPDHRERGVFARLNERAIERYTAGPPSFFFNFPNENSLPGNLASGWQEIGTVPAYYRPQNPVDALEERIVEPPAAATDGRTDEAGPITDARPTDHGRPSNGLAEVLEGTITRAHRAGDRLFVDFDDERGVEYYGTPPTETLATIYRRSIPDGIHTNRTADFYRWRFANPAHSYLTYVARRDGDPVAALVLSTGADRARIVETLPRTIEPERVALNRLLVAAIDDFADRRYLTAFGETMPTPLRFRFYPDTRLPLSALVRPSSRTLLARDLGDGLDLESSPIDGWTLSRLDLDTT; encoded by the coding sequence ATGAACGCACCTCTCCGTACGGCGTCACAGTACACCGTCCGAGCGTTCGAGCCCAGCGATCGAGCGACGTTCCTGTCGATGTTCGAAACCGTGTTCGGTCACGACAGAAGCCCCGGCTGGTTCCGCTGGAAGTTCCGCGAGAACCCGTACGTCGATCACGTCCCGATTATCGTCGCGACCGCCGACGGCGATCCGATCGGCTTCCGGTCGTTCTTCGCCCAGGAGATGTCCCTCGGCGGCATCGTTCGAACGGCGTTCCAGCCCTGCGATACGATGGTTCACCCGGACCACCGCGAACGCGGCGTGTTCGCTCGCTTGAACGAGCGGGCGATCGAGCGCTACACGGCCGGCCCGCCGTCGTTTTTCTTCAACTTCCCGAACGAGAACTCGTTGCCGGGGAACCTCGCTTCCGGCTGGCAGGAAATCGGAACCGTCCCCGCCTACTACCGGCCGCAGAACCCCGTCGACGCCCTCGAGGAGCGGATCGTCGAGCCGCCGGCAGCCGCCACGGACGGACGCACCGACGAAGCGGGACCGATCACCGACGCGCGGCCGACCGACCACGGTCGCCCGAGCAACGGACTCGCGGAGGTGCTCGAGGGAACGATTACGCGTGCCCATCGCGCCGGTGACCGGTTGTTCGTCGACTTCGACGACGAGCGAGGTGTCGAATACTACGGGACGCCACCGACCGAGACGCTCGCAACGATCTATCGGCGATCGATCCCCGACGGGATCCACACGAACAGGACGGCGGACTTTTACCGGTGGCGGTTCGCCAACCCCGCCCACTCGTATCTGACCTACGTCGCTCGACGGGACGGCGATCCGGTCGCCGCACTCGTCCTCTCGACCGGTGCCGACCGCGCCCGGATCGTCGAGACGCTGCCGCGGACGATCGAACCCGAACGAGTGGCGCTCAACCGCCTCCTCGTGGCGGCGATCGACGACTTCGCCGACAGGCGCTATCTCACCGCGTTCGGTGAGACGATGCCGACACCCCTTCGGTTCCGGTTCTATCCGGATACCCGACTGCCGCTGTCGGCGCTGGTTCGACCGTCGTCACGGACCCTCCTCGCACGCGATCTCGGCGACGGACTCGACCTCGAGTCCAGCCCGATCGACGGATGGACGCTCTCCCGACTCGACCTGGATACGACGTGA
- a CDS encoding sialidase family protein, translating into MATHNARSGDGFVPFFRRYTTTWVHAVATAGMTAFGTLTIVHRLFVLPAIASYVLPPIVLYLRQPPAEEGEREDRTGPAERMERAREDEDADRVSPERTAIVTTEGSATDSGTSPAEADEAAPEGADESERTRDWTVVDVPTETTLNDVCVTETGAVYAVGDDGLVLAASAADDDAESEWSIALADGPAAAGEDLSGVDATSDGEAVWIAGDSGAVGRLEADTDRHEDYTAPAGITDNWPGVAVGGVGGDETILLINGSGAVCRGRYRDGDVSWDDPVTPGDGSSLSGIALADASVGYCCDTNDGVFETTDGGKSFDGVGPVGAGGTLETLATLGRGDCLVSADDGVVHRRGTSTWTPERVGEEAVCGIARREGETIACDADGAIYERDSTAQWERVETRSPESLLSVSTDSAGKRAVAVGENGSAVERR; encoded by the coding sequence ATGGCTACCCACAACGCGCGCTCCGGCGACGGGTTCGTTCCGTTCTTTCGCAGGTATACGACCACGTGGGTCCACGCGGTCGCGACGGCGGGTATGACCGCCTTCGGGACGCTGACGATCGTCCACCGGCTGTTCGTCCTCCCGGCGATCGCCTCGTACGTCCTGCCGCCGATCGTGCTGTACCTTCGACAACCGCCAGCGGAGGAGGGGGAACGAGAGGATCGGACGGGGCCCGCAGAGCGAATGGAACGGGCGCGCGAGGACGAAGACGCCGATCGGGTGTCGCCGGAACGGACGGCGATCGTGACGACGGAGGGCTCAGCCACCGACTCCGGGACTTCACCGGCCGAAGCCGACGAAGCGGCGCCCGAGGGAGCGGACGAATCGGAGCGCACTCGCGACTGGACCGTCGTCGACGTCCCCACGGAAACGACGCTCAACGACGTCTGCGTCACCGAAACCGGTGCGGTCTACGCGGTCGGCGACGACGGACTGGTTCTCGCCGCTTCGGCCGCCGACGATGACGCCGAAAGCGAGTGGTCGATCGCCCTCGCGGACGGACCGGCGGCTGCGGGAGAGGACCTCTCCGGGGTCGACGCCACGTCCGATGGCGAGGCGGTCTGGATCGCGGGCGATAGCGGCGCCGTCGGTCGGCTCGAGGCCGACACCGACCGTCACGAGGACTACACGGCACCCGCGGGGATCACCGACAACTGGCCCGGGGTCGCCGTCGGCGGTGTGGGCGGCGACGAAACGATCTTGTTGATCAACGGCTCGGGCGCGGTCTGCCGCGGGCGCTATCGCGACGGCGACGTTTCGTGGGACGACCCCGTCACGCCCGGCGACGGCTCGAGCCTGAGCGGGATCGCCCTCGCCGATGCGTCGGTCGGCTACTGCTGCGATACGAACGACGGCGTCTTCGAGACGACGGACGGCGGCAAATCGTTCGACGGCGTCGGTCCCGTCGGCGCGGGCGGGACGCTCGAGACCCTCGCCACGCTCGGGCGGGGTGACTGCCTGGTGAGCGCGGACGACGGCGTCGTCCACCGCCGCGGAACGTCGACGTGGACTCCCGAGCGGGTCGGCGAGGAGGCCGTCTGCGGAATCGCGCGCCGCGAGGGGGAGACGATCGCCTGCGACGCGGACGGGGCGATCTACGAACGGGATTCGACGGCCCAGTGGGAGCGGGTCGAAACTCGCTCGCCGGAGTCGCTGCTTTCCGTTTCTACCGATTCGGCAGGGAAGCGGGCCGTGGCCGTCGGCGAGAACGGGTCCGCCGTCGAACGGCGCTGA